GGTGCCGTCGCCGTGGCAGCCGCCGTCGTCGCCGGGCTCACCGTCGGGATCGGGGGCTCGGGGCAGCACGGTGACGGTGGCGGTACGAAAACGGCTCGGTCCGGCGTGAGCAGTGCGGGAGAGGGTGGTCGTAGCGCCGTCGCGACGCTCGGGCGGATCGCCGCCGTCGCCATGCGGACGGACGTCGAGCCCGTGGACGACGGTCAGTTCGTGTACGTGCGCAGCAAGGTCGCCGGGAACGAAGGCGTCTTCGACGGGCCCGTCAAGCTCGGCGAGCCGCACGAGCGGCGGGTGTGGTTCTCGCAGCGGCAGGGGCCCGTGACCGACGTCGGGCTGATCCGCGAACACGGGCAGGACTGGCCGATCGAGGTCGGCGGGCCGGACGGCGAGGATCCGAAGGACGCCGGGTATCCGGCCGGATACGACCGGCCCACCTACGCCTGGCTCGCCGCGCTGCCCACCGATCCCGCCGCCCTGCTGAAGCTGCTCTACGCCGGCACCCACGTCGAGCAGGGGGACGACAAGGACCAGGAGGTCTTCGACCGGATCGGCGATCTCATCAGCGAGCAGATCATGCCGTCCGCCACCGCCGCCGCGTTCTACCAGGCCACGGCCCGGATCCCCGGTGTGACCGAGGTGACCGACGCCGTCGACGCGGCGGGACGGCACGGGATCGCCATCGCCCGCGAGGACACGGCGCAGGGGACCCGTGCGGAGTGGATCTTCGACCGCACCACCCTCGACTACCTCGGCGAACGCATCGTCTTCAGCCGGGACACCAGGCGGGCCAAGGCGGGGACGGTCTACGACACCAGTGCGGTGCTGGAACGGGCCGTGGTGGACAAGCGGGGGCAGGAGCCCGGCGAGCGCCGCCGGGCCGGGCGGAGTTAGGGGGGAGGGAGGGGTCGGGGGCTGGGGGTTACGCGGCGGTGTTCAGGAAGGTTGTCACCGCCTTGTGCAAGGCCTCCGGGCGGTCCAGGTGGACGTCGTGGGAGGCGGGCGGTCAGGTCGTCCCATTCGCCCAGGTGGCCCGCCAGGCCGTGGAGGAGCAGGACAGGGGGTGGCGGCGGTGCCGTGGGGGAGGGGTGGGGCGGGGACTCGTCGCGGTAGGCGAGGGTCGTGCCGTCGGGAGTGGTGAGGGTGGTGAGGGTGGGCAACTCGGGGTCCGTCCTGCGGGGGCGGGTGTGCGTCATGGGAAGAGTAGGAACGGTGGGACGCGCTTGCGGCTGCTTTTCTTCTCAGCGTTAGCCTCGTAACCGCTCAGGAGACGGACGTATCAGGGCAGGAGGCAGGCGGACATGGTGAAGGTTCCCGGTGCGGTGATCGCCGCGGGTGGGCTGGTCGGTGGGTACGGGGTGGCCCGGTGGACGAAGAAGCGGCCGCTGGGCGGGGTCGTGCTCGCCGTCGCGGGGGCCGCTGCCGCGCGGCAGTGGCGGCGGGAGGCGGGCGGGGCGGCCGCGGGGGCGTTGACCGTGGCGTACGTGGCCGCCTTCGCGGGGTCGCATCCGCTGGCGAAGAAGGTGGGGGCCTGGCCGTCGGTGTTCGGTGTGGCGGGCGCGGTCGCGGTCGTGTCGTGGGCGGTCGCCGACCGGCGTTCCTGAAACGTCCGCGGTCCCGGCCCACCTTGGGCGGCTGCTCCAGCGAGGGCCGCTTACCCGCCGAGGTCTACCGTCCCAGCGCCGACCGCAGCGTCACGCCGTGCCGGCGGCGCAGGCGTCGTATCTCCCACACCGACAGCAGGGTCACCGACAGCGGGCCGCCCACCAGGAAGCCGTAGAGGACGAGCGGCGGGGCGGCCACCTCCGGGTCGTCGAACAGGCCCAGACCGAAGAGGGACCAGACCAGGAGCGGGGAGATGAAGGCCGGCAGCAGGTCGTGCACGTCGCCGAGGCGGAAGCAGGAGTTGAAGGCGTAGACCAGGGCCGCCACGGTGACGGGGATCGCGAGGAGCAGCGCGGCGGCGCAGGCGAGGGTGCCGAGGACGAACGCCACGATCAGCAGGATGCCGAAGAGGATGCCGTGGTCGCCGAAGTCGGACGGCGTGATGATCTCGCCCTTCAGCAGCCGGACCAGGAACCAGCACACTCCGGCGCCGAGCACGATCGCGAACACGGTCAGCAGCGGGCCCAGCAGGCGACGCGCGTACACGCCGCCGAGCGGTGAGCGGGCCGCGGAGATGAACGCCGTCACGGCGACGAGCGCCGTACCGAAGGTGATCCCGCAGCCGGTCAGCAGGTCCTCCAGCTTGTCCATGACGAACTTCTCGCCGCCCTTCCGCAGCGGGTACGCCATCAGCAGCCAGACCGTCGCGGCCACCCCGACCGCCGTCCGGGCCCACTGCAGGACGCGGACCGTGGGGTCGTCCACCCGGTCGGCGCGGGAGGGTTCGGCCAGTGCCGAGGCGACGGCGAACGGGTTGGGCAGGGCGCGGAACGCGCCGGTGCGGCCCGGGTGGCCGGTGTTCACGTGCAGATCCCCCCGAGTACGTACGTGCCACGGTTCACGCGTTTGCGCGTGCCACGGCGCGTCACCTTATCCGATCTTCACCCAGGCGATCATGCTCGCGTCACGCCTGCCCTACTCCTGAACCGCACCCGAGTTCGCCCTCGATGCTGCACCCAAGGTCGCCCCCGAAGTCGTCCTCGAACGGAACGCCCGCCGGTACCCCTGGGGGCTTGTGCCCACCACCGTCCGGAAGCGTTCGCGGAAGGCTGTCGGGGAGCCGAAACCCGCCTGGGCGGCGATCCGTTCCACCGGGTGCGCCGTCGACTCCAGCAGGTACTGGGCGCGCCGCACCCGCGCGCGGTGCAGCCAGCGCAGCGGTGTCGTGCCGGTCTGTTCGCGGAAGCGGCGGTTGAGGGTGCGGGTGCTCAGGCCGGCCCGCTCGGCGATCCGGTCCAGTGTCAGATCGCTGCCGCAGTTGTCCTCCAGCCAGGTCAGCAGGGGTTCGAGGGTCGCCCCTGCGGGTGCCGGTGAGAGGTCCTGGACGATGAACTGAGCCTGGCCGCCCTCCCGTTCGAGCGGCATGACCGACAGCCGGGCCGCCTGTGCGGCGATCGTCGAGCCGTAGTCGTGGCGGATCATGTGCAGGCACATGTCCAGCGCCGCCGCCGCGCCCGCCGAGGTGAGGAACTGGCCGTTGTCGACGTAGAGGACGTTCGGGTCGACGGTCACCTTCGGGTAGCGCTCGGCCAGGTCCCGCGCGGCGACCCAGTGCGTCGTAGCGCGCAGTCCGTCCAGCAGGCCCGTCGCGGCGAACAGGAACGCGCCGACGCAGACCGACGCGATGCGCGTGCCGTTCGCCGCCGCGTCGCGCAACGCCTGCGCGACGCCGTCCGGCAGCGTCTCGGGCGGGCTCGCGACCCCGGGCAGGATGATCGTGTCCGCCTCGGCCAGCGCCTCCAGCCCGTACGGCGCCCGCACGGTGAACGCCCCCGCGCTCACCTCCCGGGACGGGGACGGCGAACAGACCCGCACCCGGTACGCCGCCCGCCCGTCGGGCAGCCGCGCCCAGCCGAAGGCGTCGATCGGGGCGGACAGATCGAACGGGACGACCCCGTCCAGGGCCAGTACGGCGACGGTGTGCATGGCGAGAGCGTAGGCATACGACGGATTCCCGCCGAGCCCGGGTGGCAGAGCGGCCAGACCTCCGGTAGCCGTCGGATGTTGTTGGCGAATTCCGAATTCCGTCTGGGTCCGGGCCTCCGGTGCTTGGTGAGCCCGTGCCGGAGGCCCGGCCCCAGACCCGGACCCGGACCCGGACCCGGGATGCTGTCGGCTGTGAATGTGACACTTGCTGCCGGAGGTGTCACATTCGCGGAACTGGTACCCGGCCCCGGCCGCCCCTGGACGCCACGCCACAGCGTCCCCGCTGGCCCGGTGCCCACCGAGCCCAGGTGTCTGTCCACCGGGCCCCGGCTTCCCGTCGCCCCTCAGGTGCCCGTCGCCCCCGGGTACCCGCCAGTCACACGCACCCCCTGGCCAGAACCCGTTGCCCTCTGGCATTTCTGCCACTTCTGCATGATCCCCGTGCCGCCTAGCGTCGGGCCGTGACCAAGTTTCTTCTCGCCGTGCACGTTCTCGCCGCGATCGTCGCGGTCGGACCCGTCACCGTCGCCGCCAGCATGTTCCCGCCCGCCGCGCGCCGCGCTCTGGCCGCGCCCGACGACGTGCGCGCGAGCGAGACCGTACGGCTGCTGCACCGCATCTGCCAGGTGTACGCGGCCGTCGGCATCGCCGTCCCCGTCTTCGGGTTCGCCACGGCGGGCGCGATGGGGGTGATGGGCGACCCGTGGCTCATCGTGTCGATCGTGCTGACCGTCCTGGCCGCAGGGGTGCTGCTGGTCCTCGTCCTGCCCCGGCAGGAAGTGCTCGTCGAGGGGCGGGGCGCACGGGAGGCGACCGTCCAACTCGCCATGTTCACCGGGGTGTTCAACCTGCTGTGGGCCACGGTGACGGTCCTGATGATCGTGCGGCCGGGGTCGACGACCGGGGCGTAGACGGTCCGGGTTTTTTCGTTATCGGTCCCGGCCCCCGTCCGTCTCCCGGGCATGCACCTGACTCGACCTCTACCTCCGCAGACCAGCCTCAGCCGCCGGAGCATGCTGAAGGCCACGGGTGTGGCCGCCGGGGCGACCGCCATCGGTGTCGCCGCGGCCCCGGCGGCGACCGCGGCCCCGCCCGCGACCGCCGCCGGCTACGCGCACCCCGGCCTCCTGCACACCGGCACCGACCTGGCGCGCATGGCCGCCAAGGTGAAGGCCGGCGCCGCGCCCTACACCGCCGGGTACGCCAAGCTCACCGCCAACCGGCACGCGCAGAGCGGCTGGGCGGCCAACCCGCAGGCGATCGTGTACCGGGGCTCGGGCGCGCCCCAGAACTACCGGACCCTCTACAACGACATCCACGCCGCCTACCAGAACGGCCTCCGCTTCCACGTCGGCGGCGAGAGCGCGTACGCCGACACGGCCGTCGCGATCCTCAACGCCTGGTCCGCGACGCTGACCTCGGTGCAGGGCTCGGCCGACCGGTTCCTCGCGGCGGGGCTGTACGGCTACCAGTTCGCGAACGCCGCCGAACTCGTCCGCGACCACGCCGGCTTCGAGCTCGAACGCTTCCAGAAGATGCTGACCACCGTCTTCGCCCCGGCCAGCGAGAGCTTCCTGACCAACCACAACAACGCCGTCGTCACCAACTACTGGCCCAACTGGGACCTCACGGCCATGGCCTGCGTCCTGGCCACCGGCATCTTCTGCGACGACCGTGCCCAGGTGGAGCGGGCCGTCGAGTACTTCAAGAGCGGCGCCGGGCTCGGCGCGGTCAAGAACGCCATCCCCGTCGTGCACGAGGACGACGGCCTCGCCGAGTGGCTGGAGGCCGGCCGCGACCAGGGGCACGCGCTGCTCGGCGTCGGCCTCATGGGCACCTTCTGCGAGATGGCCTGGAACCAGGGCATCGACCTCTACGGCTACGACGACAGCCGTTTCCTCAAGGGCGCCCAGTACGTGGCCAAGTGGAGCCTCGGCGGCGATGTGACCTACACCGCCAACACCCGCAGGAAGGGTGCGATCGGGGGCTGGTCGGGCAAGGAGACCGCCGCCGACGCGGCCGGCGTCGACCCGACGATGACCCGCCCGATCTGGGCGATGATCGCCAACCACTACACCAAACGCCGGGGACTGTCCGCCCCCTACCTCACCCGGATCGCCGCCAAGGCCGCTCCCGAGGGCGGCGGCGGGGACTACGGCCCCAACAGCGGCGGCTACGACCAACTCGGCTTCGGCACCCTGGCGTTCACCCGGGACGCGACGAGGACGACCCCCGGCGGCACGGGCGGCTTCAGCAGCTCCAGCGCCGCCGGCGGCTCGGGCGACTCGGCCGCGTCGGCGACACCCTCCGCCTCGACGACCCCGGCGAACCCGGCGAACTCAACAACCCCGACAGCCTCGACGACCCCGGCCAACGCCGCGTCCGCCGCCGGGAAGCGCGGTGACCTCGCCACCACCGGCTCCACCGACCTCGTCGCCTGGACCGCCACCACCGGCCTCACCGCCCTGGCCGGCGGCCTCCTGTTGCTGCGCCGCCGGGGACGGACCCGGGACGGAGCGGAGTAAGCAGCGGCCTCCCGAAGGCCCCGGCCCCCGGAGACCCTGGACACCTGGAGACCCTGGACACCCGGAGACCCTGAACTCCCGAAGGCCCCGGACTCCCGGAGACCCCATGTCGCCGACCTTGCCCGCGCCGGTGAGGTCGGCAAAGGACACGCCGCGCCGCTCACGCCCCCAGCGACCGCGCCACCGTATAGATCACCAGCCCGGCCAGCGAACCCACCACCGTGCCGTTGATCCGGATGAACTGCAGGTCACGGCCGATGTGGGCCTCGATCTTGCGGGTGGTGTGCTCCGCGTCCCAGCCCGCGACCGTGTCGGTGATCAGGGAGGTGATCTCGCGCCGGTACGTCGTCACGACGTGCACCGCCGCGCCCTCGACCCAGCTGTCGACCTTCTCCTGGACCTTGCGCTCCGTGGCCATCCGCGCGCCCAGCGACAGCAGCGAGGCCCGCACGCGCAGCCGCAGCTCGCTGCGCTCGTCCTCCGCCGCCGCGACGATCATGGAGCGGACGGCCGTCCAGGCCGACGCGATCAGGTCCTGGACCTCGCCCCGGCCCAGCACCTCGACCTTGAGCCGCTCCACCCGCGCCCGGGTGTCCGTGTCGGACTGCAGGTCGGAGGCGAAGTCGGTGAGGAAGCGGTCCAGGGCGCCGCGGGCCGGGTGCGAGGGCATGTCCCGCATCTCCGCGCAGAAGCGCAGCAGCTCCTTGTAGACCCGCTCGCCGATCCGCTTGTCGACGAACCGCGGGGTCCAGCCGGGCGCGCCGCCCTCCACCGCGTCCATCACCGAGTCGGCGTGCAGCTCCAGCCAGTCGTGCGCCCGGGTCACCACCAGGTCGACGGCCCGCCGGTGACCGCCGTCCGCGACGACCTTGTCCAGCATCTTCCCGATGCCCGGCGCGATCTCCTGCGCGTCCGCCCGGCGCGTGATCGCCTCCCCCACCACCGCCTGGACGTCCGAGTCGCGCAGCACGGTCAGCGCGCCCCGCAGCGCCGTCGCCAGCTCCGCCGTCACCCGGTCGGCGTGCTCCGGCTCGGCCAGCCACGCGCCCAGCCGGGTGCCGATGCCGACCGAACGCAGCCGCTGCCGTACGACGTCCTCGGAGAGGAAGTTCTCGCCGACGAACTCGCCCAGCGAGACGCCCAGTTGGTCCTTCTTGTTCGGGATGATCGCGGTGTGCGGAATGGGCAGGCCCAGCGGGTGGCGGAAGAGCGCCGTGACCGCGAACCAGTCGGCGAGCGCGCCCACCATGCCCGCCTCCGCGGCCGCCGCCACATAGCCCGCCCAGGCGCCCGCGCCCTCATGGGCGGCCCACTCGGCCAGCACGTACACCACGGCCACGAACAGCAGCAGCCCGGCCGCGGTGATCTTCATCCGGCGCACCCCGCGCTGCCGCTCCTCGTCCGCCGGGGTGAAGGAGTTCATGGCGCGATAGGACGTCGTCCCGTCCGGTGCCGTCGCTTCGCTACGTTCCATTTGCTCCACCCGTTCGGTGATCCCGCACACATTGTCCCTTCCTGACCGACTCCTGGAACAGAACAAGAGTTCCCGGCGTCTCTCAAAACGGGAGATCTACGAGAGCTATCA
The Streptomyces sp. NBC_01485 genome window above contains:
- a CDS encoding CU044_5270 family protein, translated to MNSTPEELDGLDELGELARLLPVPPVERGLPSGRHSHHQDVLMQLIDRDRDRDLHEENTGSLSARPARRFLRPALVAGAVAVAAAVVAGLTVGIGGSGQHGDGGGTKTARSGVSSAGEGGRSAVATLGRIAAVAMRTDVEPVDDGQFVYVRSKVAGNEGVFDGPVKLGEPHERRVWFSQRQGPVTDVGLIREHGQDWPIEVGGPDGEDPKDAGYPAGYDRPTYAWLAALPTDPAALLKLLYAGTHVEQGDDKDQEVFDRIGDLISEQIMPSATAAAFYQATARIPGVTEVTDAVDAAGRHGIAIAREDTAQGTRAEWIFDRTTLDYLGERIVFSRDTRRAKAGTVYDTSAVLERAVVDKRGQEPGERRRAGRS
- a CDS encoding alginate lyase family protein translates to MLKATGVAAGATAIGVAAAPAATAAPPATAAGYAHPGLLHTGTDLARMAAKVKAGAAPYTAGYAKLTANRHAQSGWAANPQAIVYRGSGAPQNYRTLYNDIHAAYQNGLRFHVGGESAYADTAVAILNAWSATLTSVQGSADRFLAAGLYGYQFANAAELVRDHAGFELERFQKMLTTVFAPASESFLTNHNNAVVTNYWPNWDLTAMACVLATGIFCDDRAQVERAVEYFKSGAGLGAVKNAIPVVHEDDGLAEWLEAGRDQGHALLGVGLMGTFCEMAWNQGIDLYGYDDSRFLKGAQYVAKWSLGGDVTYTANTRRKGAIGGWSGKETAADAAGVDPTMTRPIWAMIANHYTKRRGLSAPYLTRIAAKAAPEGGGGDYGPNSGGYDQLGFGTLAFTRDATRTTPGGTGGFSSSSAAGGSGDSAASATPSASTTPANPANSTTPTASTTPANAASAAGKRGDLATTGSTDLVAWTATTGLTALAGGLLLLRRRGRTRDGAE
- a CDS encoding GlxA family transcriptional regulator, with protein sequence MHTVAVLALDGVVPFDLSAPIDAFGWARLPDGRAAYRVRVCSPSPSREVSAGAFTVRAPYGLEALAEADTIILPGVASPPETLPDGVAQALRDAAANGTRIASVCVGAFLFAATGLLDGLRATTHWVAARDLAERYPKVTVDPNVLYVDNGQFLTSAGAAAALDMCLHMIRHDYGSTIAAQAARLSVMPLEREGGQAQFIVQDLSPAPAGATLEPLLTWLEDNCGSDLTLDRIAERAGLSTRTLNRRFREQTGTTPLRWLHRARVRRAQYLLESTAHPVERIAAQAGFGSPTAFRERFRTVVGTSPQGYRRAFRSRTTSGATLGAASRANSGAVQE
- a CDS encoding DUF445 domain-containing protein, with the protein product MCGITERVEQMERSEATAPDGTTSYRAMNSFTPADEERQRGVRRMKITAAGLLLFVAVVYVLAEWAAHEGAGAWAGYVAAAAEAGMVGALADWFAVTALFRHPLGLPIPHTAIIPNKKDQLGVSLGEFVGENFLSEDVVRQRLRSVGIGTRLGAWLAEPEHADRVTAELATALRGALTVLRDSDVQAVVGEAITRRADAQEIAPGIGKMLDKVVADGGHRRAVDLVVTRAHDWLELHADSVMDAVEGGAPGWTPRFVDKRIGERVYKELLRFCAEMRDMPSHPARGALDRFLTDFASDLQSDTDTRARVERLKVEVLGRGEVQDLIASAWTAVRSMIVAAAEDERSELRLRVRASLLSLGARMATERKVQEKVDSWVEGAAVHVVTTYRREITSLITDTVAGWDAEHTTRKIEAHIGRDLQFIRINGTVVGSLAGLVIYTVARSLGA